The Microcystis aeruginosa NIES-843 sequence CGATGGCACAGTAAAGCCTGTAATCCAGGATAACAAAACAGTACCTCTAACCAGTTGCGGGCAGCGGGGTCACGTTCAAAAATGATTTTGAAATCGGCTAGGAGAGTAGATAACACGAGTCTTGATTCCATATTGATCGAGCTTATACTAAACCATGTTATCACTCCGGTAAATGAGCCGTTCAACTTAATCACATCCCGTAAAATGGGAGCGCCTCCGACCAATGGGGGCGTTTTCCCGTTTGCCAGTCCAAATAGGCTAAATCGAGGATATCAGTGGCATTTATGCCTAAAAAACTGGGTGTGGCTAATCTTTGATAGGAAATAGTTAAGTTTTCTAAAGTCTGCTGCCATTGTTCCGGAGTCATCAGGCTATCAGCTAAATAAACCCGATTACCCCGATAGATGCCCACATACAATTGTCCCCTAGTTGCGGGCATTTCTAGGGCTAGATAGGTATCGAGGGGGTAAAAATCCCGTTGTAACCAAGCAAAGGCCGCTAAACTGGAGACGGTAAAAATCGGTAGCTGTAATTGTTGTGCTAGGGTTCTACCGGTGACTATACCGATGCGGGTACTGGTAAAGCTACCCGGCCCCTTAGCGGTGGCTAGAAAGGCTAAATCTGCCCATTTTTGCGGGGCTAGGAACTGTTTTAGATAGGGGTGGAATAGGTTCGATAAATCCCTGTCTAAGTCCCAAGTTTGTTGACGGCTATCATCCCTGAAATTAGAGAGGGCCAGTCCTAGTTGGGGACTGCTGGTATGTAAGGCTAATCCGTAAACAGGGGAAGACAAGTCAATCTTTCTGTATTAGTAAGTTTTTATGGGTCGCCTGGGATTCGAACCCAAGACCAATCGGTTAAAAGCCGAGTGCTCTACCGCTGAGCTAGCGACCCGTTTCGTGTTCTGCACACGATTTATTAACATAACATCTTATCTGGGCTAAGTCAAGGGGTAATTTAAATTTGATTGACTCGCATTTCCACGATCGCCTCGCGGCTACTCTGGGGTTCTAGGTAGGTCAAATGTTCGCCTGTGTTGAGGGCGTTGCGGGGGGCGCTCCAGGGTTCGAGACAGATATAATTTTTATCTTTCAGGGTCCAAAAAACTATAGTTGTATAGAGATCGTCGTAACCGAGGATAATTTGACGCTGATGATAGGAATCACTAAAACTACTTTGATGGCGCGTAATTTGCGGAAAAGCGGCATCAATTTCTTCGAGATTAAAGTCAAAGTTGCCGGAGTAGGAATGGAGGGTCTTCGTTCGTT is a genomic window containing:
- the tsaB gene encoding tRNA (adenosine(37)-N6)-threonylcarbamoyltransferase complex dimerization subunit type 1 TsaB; protein product: MSSPVYGLALHTSSPQLGLALSNFRDDSRQQTWDLDRDLSNLFHPYLKQFLAPQKWADLAFLATAKGPGSFTSTRIGIVTGRTLAQQLQLPIFTVSSLAAFAWLQRDFYPLDTYLALEMPATRGQLYVGIYRGNRVYLADSLMTPEQWQQTLENLTISYQRLATPSFLGINATDILDLAYLDWQTGKRPHWSEALPFYGM